In a single window of the Bacteroides acidifaciens genome:
- a CDS encoding TIGR01212 family radical SAM protein (This family includes YhcC from E. coli K-12, an uncharacterized radical SAM protein.), translated as MDMSTSFLYNDFPAFLRKYFPYKVQKISLNAGFTCPNRDGTKGWGGCTYCNNQTFNPDYCRTEKSIATQLEEGKCFFAHKYPDMKYLAYFQAYTNTYAELEGLKRKYEEALEVKDVVGLVIGTRPDCMPEGLLRYLEELNRHTFLMVEYGIESACDKTLQRINRGHTYADTAEAVGRTAACGILTGGHVILGLPGETHDTMVEQAEILSELPLSTLKIHQLQLIRGTRMAHEYAENPVDFHLFAEVDEYIDLVIDYVEHLRPDIVVERFVSQSPKDLLIAPDWGLKNYEFVARLQKRMKERGAYQGKKYKDSEKRIIFADDKFTT; from the coding sequence ATGGATATGTCAACTTCTTTTCTATATAATGATTTTCCGGCTTTCTTGCGTAAGTATTTTCCTTACAAAGTACAAAAGATTTCATTGAATGCTGGTTTTACCTGTCCCAACCGGGACGGGACGAAAGGGTGGGGTGGTTGTACTTATTGCAACAACCAGACTTTCAACCCGGATTATTGCCGGACGGAGAAATCCATCGCTACCCAACTGGAGGAAGGCAAATGTTTTTTTGCCCATAAATATCCGGATATGAAATATCTGGCCTATTTTCAGGCTTATACCAATACTTATGCGGAATTGGAAGGATTGAAACGTAAGTATGAAGAGGCGCTAGAGGTGAAAGATGTCGTAGGTTTGGTGATAGGAACGCGTCCGGATTGTATGCCGGAAGGCTTGTTACGCTATTTGGAAGAGTTGAACAGGCATACTTTTCTCATGGTGGAATATGGAATAGAAAGTGCTTGCGACAAGACTCTGCAACGTATAAATAGGGGGCATACTTATGCGGATACAGCAGAAGCGGTCGGGCGGACTGCTGCTTGTGGTATCCTGACAGGCGGACATGTCATCCTCGGACTTCCGGGAGAAACACATGACACGATGGTGGAACAGGCGGAAATACTTTCGGAGCTGCCGTTGAGCACTCTGAAAATTCATCAGTTGCAACTGATTCGCGGCACGCGCATGGCTCATGAATATGCTGAGAATCCCGTTGATTTTCATTTGTTTGCGGAAGTGGACGAATATATTGATTTAGTGATTGACTATGTAGAACATCTCCGTCCCGATATAGTAGTGGAGCGCTTTGTCTCCCAATCTCCTAAAGATTTATTAATAGCTCCTGACTGGGGGCTGAAAAATTATGAATTTGTAGCGCGTTTACAAAAAAGAATGAAAGAAAGAGGTGCTTATCAAGGAAAGAAGTACAAGGATTCGGAAAAAAGGATTATTTTTGCAGACGATAAATTTACTACCTGA
- a CDS encoding FprA family A-type flavoprotein: protein MEHKTRIKGNVHYVGVNDRNKHRFEAMLPLPYGVSYNSYLIDDEMVALVDTVDICYFEVYLRKIKQVIGERPINYLIINHMEPDHSGSIRLIKQHYPEIIIVGNKQTFGMIEGFYGVTGEQYLVKDGDFLALGRHKLRFYMTPMVHWPETMMTFDETDGILFSGDGFGCFGTLDGGFLDARMNVDKYWGEMVRYYSNIVGKYGSPVQKALQKLGGLPISAICSTHGPVWTENIAKVIGIYDRLSRYDADEGVVIAYGSMYGNTEQMAEAIAAELSAQGIKNIVMHNVTKSHPSYIIADIFRYKGLIIGSPTYSNQIFPEVEALLSKILLREVKGRYLGYFGSFTWAGAAVKRLAEFAEKSKFELIGDPVEMKQAMKDITYTQCENLARAMAERLKKDR, encoded by the coding sequence ATGGAACATAAAACAAGAATTAAAGGAAATGTCCACTATGTGGGAGTAAATGACCGTAACAAGCATAGATTTGAGGCGATGTTGCCATTACCCTATGGGGTTTCATACAACTCTTATCTGATTGATGATGAAATGGTGGCATTGGTGGATACGGTGGATATCTGTTATTTTGAAGTCTACTTGCGTAAGATTAAGCAGGTGATTGGAGAACGTCCCATTAACTATTTGATTATAAATCATATGGAACCTGACCACTCCGGTTCTATCCGATTGATTAAGCAGCACTATCCGGAAATTATCATTGTAGGCAACAAGCAGACATTCGGTATGATTGAAGGTTTTTATGGCGTGACCGGAGAACAATATCTGGTGAAAGACGGAGACTTTCTGGCTTTGGGACGTCATAAACTACGTTTTTATATGACTCCGATGGTACACTGGCCGGAAACGATGATGACATTTGACGAAACGGATGGAATTCTTTTCTCCGGTGACGGATTCGGATGTTTCGGTACGCTGGACGGCGGTTTCTTGGATGCCCGTATGAATGTAGATAAGTACTGGGGAGAAATGGTTCGCTACTATTCAAACATCGTTGGTAAATATGGAAGCCCCGTGCAAAAAGCGTTGCAGAAACTCGGCGGACTTCCTATTTCTGCTATTTGCTCTACCCACGGTCCGGTATGGACGGAGAATATAGCCAAAGTGATAGGTATCTATGACCGTTTGAGCCGTTATGATGCGGACGAGGGCGTAGTTATCGCATACGGAAGCATGTATGGAAATACGGAACAAATGGCTGAGGCTATTGCGGCGGAACTTTCGGCACAGGGAATCAAGAACATCGTTATGCACAATGTGACGAAGAGTCATCCTTCTTATATCATAGCGGATATTTTCCGTTATAAGGGATTAATCATCGGTTCTCCTACTTACAGCAACCAGATTTTCCCAGAAGTGGAAGCGTTGCTTTCAAAGATTCTGTTGCGTGAGGTGAAAGGTCGCTATTTAGGCTATTTCGGTTCTTTCACATGGGCAGGTGCTGCTGTGAAGCGTCTGGCTGAATTTGCAGAAAAGAGCAAATTTGAGTTGATAGGCGACCCGGTAGAGATGAAGCAGGCGATGAAAGACATTACCTATACCCAATGCG